The following coding sequences lie in one Phragmites australis chromosome 8, lpPhrAust1.1, whole genome shotgun sequence genomic window:
- the LOC133926345 gene encoding protein SRG1-like, with amino-acid sequence MADDSSWTLPGTVQELAATVQEPPSRYLLPEQDRLGGQQLAGAEMPEPVPTIDLRRLLASDGAGEEVAKLRSALQSWGFFLVTGHGIEASLMNAMTAASREFFRQPLEQKLEYSNLIEGKQWQLEGYGNDPVKTQDQVLDWSDRLHLRVEPEDERNLARWPGHPESFRDLLHEYTLNCKRVKDGILRAMAKLLELDEDCLINQFGNKQGSTYARFNYYPACPRPDLVLGIRPHSDVCVLTLLLMDKDVGGLQVLRDGTWYGVPPVRDYALLVNVGVSMEIMTNGIFWGPVHRVVTNSAKERISLAMFYAADLEKEIEPIAELLDEKQPARYKKIKCKDFVAAHYEHFSKRERVIESLKI; translated from the exons ATGGCTGATGACTCGTCATGGACGCTGCCGGGCACAGTGCAAGAGCTGGCAGCTACCGTGCAGGAGCCGCCGAGCCGGTACCTTCTCCCGGAGCAAGACCGGCTCGGTGGCCAGCAGCTGGCCGGTGCAGAGATGCCGGAGCCCGTCCCGACCATCGATCTCCGCCGGCTGTTGGCGTCCGACGGTGCCGGGGAGGAAGTCGCCAAGCTGCGCTCAGCGCTGCAGAGCTGGGGGTTCTTCCTG GTTACTGGCCATGGCATAGAGGCCTCTCTGATGAACGCTATGACTGCTGCATCACGAGAATTTTTTCGACAACCGCTCGAGCAGAAGCTAGAATACAGCAACCTGATTGAAGGGAAGCAGTGGCAGTTAGAAGGGTACGGAAATGACCCGGTGAAAACCCAGGATCAGGTCCTGGACTGGTCCGATCGGCTGCATCTAAGGGTTGAGCCGGAGGACGAGAGAAATCTCGCCCGTTGGCCTGGTCATCCGGAATCTTTCAG GGATCTTCTGCACGAGTACACGCTGAACTGCAAGAGAGTCAAAGACGGGATCCTTCGTGCGATGGCCAAGCTTCTGGAGCTCGACGAGGATTGTCTCATCAACCAGTTCGGCAACAAGCAGGGTTCCACGTACGCTAGATTCAACTACTACCCTGCCTGTCCGAGACCTGATCTCGTCCTCGGCATCAGGCCTCACTCCGACGTCTGTGTCCTCACGCTTCTTCTCATGGACAAAGACGTTGGTGGGCTGCAGGTTCTCAGAGACGGGACCTGGTACGGTGTGCCGCCTGTGCGTGACTACGCCTTGCTGGTTAACGTAGGCGTTTCAATGGAG ATAATGACCAATGGGATCTTCTGGGGCCCAGTGCACAGGGTTGTGACTAACTCTGCGAAAGAGAGGATTTCACTGGCTATGTTCTATGCTGCGGATCTCGAGAAAGAGATCGAGCCGATAGCTGAACTGTTGGATGAGAAGCAACCGGCACGGTACAAGAAAATCAAGTGCAAGGACTTCGTGGCCGCTCACTATGAGCACTTTTCTAAAAGAGAAAGAGTTATCGAGTCGTTAAAGATCTAG